From a single Terriglobia bacterium genomic region:
- a CDS encoding ABC transporter permease codes for AINAGLLLRSFLALTDVPLGFRQDHILVTYAHAPARGSIFEQSGIENYLRAGQELDDVVGRLKHVPGVLADAAVMGLPTGQYSAEGSYEVEGKDSSGGNFHRLPHAGYRLSGQGYFATMGIRLLRGRDFRDGDLYGRTPVAIISESVAHQSFANEDPIGHRVRWGLDLPVQWATIVGVVSDIRQDSPASALEAQLYMPLRQHPYTANEVQIVIRTDRDPESLIPAVRDTVRSVNPEIATKFTTMDASIGDSIAAPRFRMILVSIFASIALLLAAAGMYAVMSYATAQRLPEFAVRLALGADFGGIAGLVLRGAAYLIVIGVAAGLVLAFVTNRVIASMLFGIHTTDIVTYAAVLLAVLPAVLLAAAIPALRATRVDPITALRAD; via the coding sequence GGCGATCAACGCAGGATTGCTCCTCCGATCCTTTCTCGCGCTCACGGATGTGCCGCTCGGTTTCCGCCAGGATCATATTCTTGTGACCTATGCGCATGCTCCGGCGCGGGGTTCCATCTTTGAGCAATCGGGAATTGAAAACTATCTTCGGGCGGGTCAGGAATTGGATGACGTTGTAGGCCGGTTGAAGCATGTACCGGGAGTTCTTGCCGATGCCGCGGTGATGGGACTGCCAACAGGGCAATATAGTGCCGAAGGTTCATACGAGGTGGAAGGCAAGGACAGCTCGGGAGGCAATTTCCACCGGTTGCCGCATGCCGGATATCGATTGAGCGGACAAGGCTATTTCGCCACGATGGGCATCCGGCTTTTGCGCGGCCGCGATTTTAGGGACGGGGATTTGTATGGCCGCACGCCCGTTGCGATCATAAGCGAGTCAGTCGCTCACCAGAGTTTCGCAAACGAGGATCCTATCGGTCATCGTGTCCGGTGGGGGCTGGATCTGCCGGTGCAGTGGGCAACAATCGTCGGCGTCGTCAGCGACATCCGGCAGGATTCGCCGGCTTCCGCATTGGAAGCTCAACTGTACATGCCGCTCCGGCAACATCCTTACACTGCCAATGAAGTCCAGATCGTCATCCGAACGGACCGTGATCCTGAGTCCTTGATTCCCGCTGTTCGCGACACAGTGCGATCCGTGAACCCCGAGATCGCGACAAAGTTCACGACCATGGATGCATCCATTGGGGACTCGATCGCCGCTCCCCGCTTCCGGATGATCCTCGTCTCGATATTCGCTTCCATCGCACTGCTGCTCGCCGCGGCCGGAATGTATGCCGTGATGAGCTACGCGACGGCGCAACGGCTGCCGGAATTCGCAGTCCGCCTGGCGCTGGGAGCCGATTTCGGAGGTATCGCCGGTCTGGTTTTGCGCGGCGCCGCGTATTTAATCGTCATCGGCGTGGCGGCCGGCCTCGTTCTGGCCTTCGTAACGAACCGCGTTATCGCCTCGATGTTATTCGGAATCCATACTACCGACATTGTGACCTACGCCGCCGTCCTTCTCGCCGTTTTGCCCGCCGTTTTGCTGGCCGCCGCCATTCCGGCTCTTCGGGCGACTCGCGTCGACCCGATAACCGCCCTGCGCGCCGACTAA
- a CDS encoding DUF4437 domain-containing protein, which translates to MDTANKIANGKQQITVPAGELKWEPLAPGSPVKMCVLWGDSKKGPFGMLLKLPGGFDGGMHTHATDYHALCVQGTWIHTVEGDSPKELTPGSYVMQPAWQFHEDGCKGPEDCIVYIHQFGEADFIRPAKEQ; encoded by the coding sequence ATGGACACCGCAAACAAGATCGCAAACGGCAAGCAACAGATCACCGTGCCGGCTGGCGAGCTCAAGTGGGAGCCTCTGGCTCCCGGCTCGCCCGTGAAGATGTGCGTGTTGTGGGGCGACTCCAAGAAAGGCCCCTTCGGCATGCTGCTGAAGCTCCCGGGCGGGTTCGACGGGGGCATGCACACTCACGCGACGGACTACCACGCGCTATGTGTGCAGGGGACCTGGATCCATACAGTCGAAGGCGACAGCCCGAAGGAACTGACACCGGGGTCGTACGTCATGCAGCCGGCCTGGCAGTTTCACGAGGACGGGTGCAAGGGTCCCGAAGACTGCATCGTCTACATCCACCAGTTCGGCGAGGCCGACTTCATTCGCCCGGCAAAGGAGCAATGA
- a CDS encoding TetR/AcrR family transcriptional regulator, which yields MKTDSTKTRALKEAKDLFQRVGYDGFSFQDIADKIGIKKGSLYEHFKSKEELMLYLMDFYFEGLNHWTETISVFEPKAQVNAYFEGLIKFSDEGMLCPVSSMGKDAGKLSRAVRTKIANFCETHNAWLARTLKAGQKRGQFRKDVSCIELADLVSSVSLGAQLRARALNDSGEINKMRNQLFKLIAADAEV from the coding sequence TTGAAAACCGACAGCACTAAGACCCGAGCTCTTAAAGAAGCAAAGGATCTTTTTCAGCGCGTTGGTTACGATGGATTCAGCTTTCAAGACATCGCAGACAAAATTGGGATTAAGAAAGGAAGTCTTTATGAGCATTTCAAGTCAAAAGAGGAATTGATGCTCTACCTGATGGACTTTTATTTCGAGGGCTTGAACCACTGGACCGAGACGATCAGCGTGTTTGAACCCAAAGCTCAAGTAAACGCGTACTTTGAGGGCTTAATCAAGTTCTCGGATGAAGGGATGCTTTGCCCTGTTTCCTCGATGGGTAAAGATGCGGGCAAGCTTTCAAGGGCGGTCCGTACCAAAATCGCGAACTTTTGTGAAACACATAACGCTTGGCTGGCCCGCACTCTAAAGGCGGGACAGAAACGGGGACAATTCCGCAAGGATGTGAGCTGCATCGAGCTGGCAGATCTGGTTTCGTCCGTTTCACTTGGCGCTCAATTGAGGGCTCGAGCCCTCAATGATTCGGGTGAAATTAACAAGATGAGGAATCAGCTGTTCAAGCTCATCGCTGCGGATGCAGAGGTATAA